A genomic segment from Desulfonatronum lacustre DSM 10312 encodes:
- a CDS encoding helix-turn-helix domain-containing protein → MREKSGLTVQDFAAKLGVTPASVYRWENTRGRLNLQDRCLSSLQRLHDQVESKS, encoded by the coding sequence TTGCGCGAAAAGTCCGGCCTTACGGTCCAGGATTTCGCCGCCAAGCTGGGCGTGACTCCGGCCAGCGTCTACCGCTGGGAAAACACTCGCGGCCGACTCAACCTGCAAGACCGCTGCCTTTCGTCATTGCAGCGCCTGCATGACCAGGTGGAGTCGAAATCCTGA
- a CDS encoding DEAD/DEAH box helicase: protein MPEIRLTPTGRLSLHAPGTDLAPASTALTEAFARDWREGLFLLAARGDLASSPSMSFWTRIAADYLTRLCHAPEAAAHVQSTGPRGLEHRLPPPPSIQLPPPPPERFQSWADSAPPMVGGEYLSSDLLAGIWDELSAWAQETMARDNGPSEFLRKRAPRWNQVGRVTFHLAENKTDEDRPFAFMASFSTGMDASGQVRHLPLRKALELYAGAGNKAALLKLLTPVHEAANRLDWVKVLVDEGDVYRPMAWSVPRAYEMLRSAPSLEDSGLSVRLPNWWRKRPRPQVGVVIGEQRKTSLGAEAMLDFRVQVALGDTPLTGEDMQELLSGTESLVLFKGQWVEVDRERLQEALEHWKRLEREARTSQEGQISFINGMRLLAGASADLRDDDQDEAIREWAHVQAGTALREILDTLRDPARLRVDESAIGLSATLRPYQKDGVGWLHLLTSLGLGACLADDMGLGKTIQVLGLLSRIKAEAAEAGGRAGPSLLLIPASLLGNWRAEARHFAPNLRLLFAHPSETPRKDLDALARDHTRILSGIDLVVTTYSMVGRMPWLAGQPWRLVILDEAQAIKNPSTAQSRAAKKLPAQARVALTGTPVENRLGELWSLFDFLNPGLLGNAKRFKDFVKALEARENDPFGPLRRLAGPYILRRLKTDRRIIADLPDKTETVRYCLLTKTQVKLYQQVVNHMTKTLKEVEAMARRGLVLQTLMRLKQIPWAIFSASNWTKQWILARLPSLPPKPPPRVRGEKQRRKQRQPGPRPRPKQRRAAKHPQKPLPRRRRRPPNLLSRQKPKQPSSLANLVLQSQPKTSPPKPGPRRKPPPSPNPSCPRARAYPGCAKSPALRSRISPPSWA from the coding sequence ATGCCTGAAATCCGTCTCACGCCCACCGGTCGGCTGAGTCTGCACGCCCCGGGCACGGACCTCGCACCCGCGTCCACGGCCCTGACCGAAGCCTTTGCCCGCGACTGGCGCGAAGGGCTGTTTCTGCTCGCGGCTCGCGGCGATCTGGCCTCGTCGCCTTCCATGAGCTTCTGGACCAGGATAGCGGCGGATTACCTGACCAGGCTGTGCCACGCGCCAGAGGCCGCCGCACATGTCCAATCCACGGGACCACGCGGACTTGAGCACCGTTTGCCGCCCCCCCCTTCCATTCAGCTTCCGCCGCCGCCCCCGGAGCGTTTTCAGTCCTGGGCCGATTCCGCCCCGCCGATGGTCGGTGGGGAATACCTTTCCTCTGATCTGCTGGCTGGAATCTGGGACGAGCTGTCCGCCTGGGCCCAGGAGACCATGGCCCGGGACAACGGCCCCTCGGAATTTCTGCGCAAGCGCGCCCCGCGCTGGAACCAGGTCGGCCGGGTCACCTTTCATCTGGCTGAGAACAAGACCGACGAGGACCGCCCCTTTGCCTTCATGGCCAGTTTCAGCACCGGCATGGATGCCTCGGGCCAGGTCCGGCACCTGCCGCTGCGCAAGGCCCTGGAACTTTACGCCGGAGCCGGCAACAAGGCGGCCCTGCTCAAGCTGCTGACCCCGGTCCATGAGGCGGCCAACCGCCTGGATTGGGTCAAGGTTCTGGTGGACGAGGGGGACGTCTATCGGCCCATGGCCTGGAGCGTCCCCCGGGCCTACGAGATGCTCCGATCCGCTCCGTCCCTGGAGGACAGCGGCCTGTCCGTGCGCCTGCCCAACTGGTGGCGGAAGCGTCCCAGGCCCCAGGTGGGCGTGGTCATCGGCGAGCAGCGTAAGACGTCCCTGGGCGCGGAGGCCATGCTGGATTTCCGGGTGCAGGTCGCCCTGGGGGATACGCCGCTGACCGGGGAGGATATGCAGGAGCTGCTCTCCGGCACGGAGAGCCTGGTTTTGTTCAAGGGCCAGTGGGTGGAGGTGGACCGGGAACGGCTGCAGGAAGCCCTGGAGCATTGGAAGCGGCTGGAGCGGGAGGCCCGGACCTCCCAGGAAGGCCAGATATCCTTTATCAACGGGATGCGCCTGCTGGCCGGGGCATCGGCGGATCTGCGCGACGACGACCAGGACGAGGCCATCCGGGAGTGGGCCCATGTCCAGGCCGGAACGGCCTTGCGCGAAATTCTGGACACCCTGCGCGATCCGGCCCGGTTGCGGGTGGACGAGTCCGCCATCGGCCTGAGTGCGACCCTGCGGCCGTACCAGAAGGACGGCGTGGGCTGGCTGCACCTCCTGACCAGCCTGGGTCTGGGGGCCTGCCTGGCCGACGACATGGGCCTGGGCAAGACCATCCAGGTGCTCGGCCTGCTCAGCCGAATCAAGGCCGAAGCCGCGGAAGCCGGGGGGCGAGCCGGGCCTTCCCTGCTGCTCATTCCAGCCTCGCTGCTGGGCAACTGGCGGGCCGAGGCCCGGCATTTCGCCCCGAATCTGCGTCTGCTTTTCGCGCACCCCTCGGAAACCCCGCGCAAGGATCTGGACGCCCTGGCCCGGGATCACACCCGGATTCTTTCGGGCATCGACTTGGTCGTGACCACCTATTCCATGGTCGGACGAATGCCCTGGCTGGCCGGGCAGCCCTGGCGGCTGGTGATCCTGGACGAAGCCCAGGCCATCAAGAACCCCTCCACGGCCCAGAGCAGAGCGGCCAAAAAACTCCCTGCCCAGGCGCGGGTGGCCCTGACCGGCACGCCCGTGGAAAACCGGCTGGGCGAACTCTGGAGCCTGTTCGACTTTCTCAACCCCGGCCTGCTGGGCAACGCCAAGCGGTTCAAGGATTTCGTCAAGGCCCTGGAGGCCCGGGAGAACGACCCCTTCGGCCCCCTGCGTCGCCTGGCCGGCCCGTATATCCTGAGACGGCTGAAAACCGATCGCAGGATCATCGCCGACCTCCCGGACAAGACCGAAACCGTGCGCTACTGCCTGCTGACCAAAACCCAGGTCAAACTCTACCAGCAGGTGGTGAACCACATGACCAAGACCCTGAAAGAGGTCGAGGCCATGGCCCGCCGGGGGCTGGTTCTGCAAACCCTGATGCGCCTAAAGCAGATTCCCTGGGCGATATTTTCGGCATCGAACTGGACGAAGCAATGGATCCTGGCCCGCCTGCCGAGCCTGCCTCCAAAACCACCACCGCGAGTCCGCGGAGAAAAGCAACGACGAAAACAACGCCAGCCGGGACCAAGGCCAAGGCCGAAACAGCGCCGAGCAGCAAAGCATCCGCAAAAACCGTTGCCTCGCCGACGAAGAAGACCGCCAAACCTCCTGTCGCGTCAAAAGCCAAAACAGCCGTCGAGCCTGGCAAACCTCGTGCTCCAAAGCCAACCAAAGACCAGTCCGCCAAAACCAGGGCCACGCCGCAAGCCGCCCCCAAGCCCAAACCCTTCGTGCCCAAGGGCACGAGCATATCCAGGTTGCGCGAAAAGTCCGGCCTTACGGTCCAGGATTTCGCCGCCAAGCTGGGCGTGA
- the rsmA gene encoding 16S rRNA (adenine(1518)-N(6)/adenine(1519)-N(6))-dimethyltransferase RsmA — protein sequence MPAMPKTERQIAQRTTHRPKRSLGQNFLSDQGTAHKIADALKASSEDPVLEIGPGRGALTGRLLESGCRLYALEKDDVLAGELKHRWPTLAVVVMDALRFNWTKLHGPWRIIGNLPYNVASPIIWDLAADVPHLERGIFMVQKEVAQRLAAAPGSRNYGALSVWVQSHVQVRGLFTVGPQVFHPRPKVDSAVVRLTTLAPEERLQHSGPLRRLLPLCFQQRRKQLKTILRPLWGDHLDQWFQDQDLRPESRPEELSPHRFQLLANLVFPPLSNGAHESM from the coding sequence ATGCCAGCCATGCCCAAGACGGAGCGACAAATCGCTCAGAGGACCACCCACCGGCCCAAGCGCAGCCTGGGACAGAATTTTCTCTCCGACCAGGGCACGGCCCATAAGATCGCGGACGCCCTGAAGGCCTCATCCGAAGACCCGGTTCTGGAAATCGGTCCGGGGCGCGGTGCGCTGACCGGACGGCTCCTGGAGTCCGGTTGCCGGCTGTACGCCCTGGAAAAGGACGATGTCCTGGCCGGAGAGCTGAAACACCGCTGGCCGACGCTTGCAGTGGTCGTGATGGACGCGCTGCGGTTCAACTGGACCAAACTCCACGGCCCATGGCGGATCATCGGCAACCTGCCCTACAACGTGGCCTCGCCGATCATCTGGGATCTGGCCGCCGACGTCCCGCACCTCGAACGGGGAATATTCATGGTTCAAAAGGAAGTCGCCCAAAGGCTGGCCGCCGCGCCGGGCTCGCGAAACTACGGGGCCCTGAGCGTCTGGGTCCAGAGCCATGTCCAGGTTCGCGGCCTGTTCACCGTTGGCCCCCAGGTCTTCCACCCCCGCCCCAAAGTGGACTCCGCCGTGGTCCGCCTCACCACCTTGGCACCGGAAGAACGCCTTCAACACTCCGGCCCGCTCCGCCGATTACTGCCCCTGTGCTTCCAGCAACGCCGCAAACAACTCAAAACCATCCTCCGCCCACTCTGGGGCGACCACCTGGATCAATGGTTCCAAGACCAAGACCTGCGCCCGGAAAGCCGCCCCGAAGAACTCTCGCCCCACCGCTTCCAACTTTTGGCGAACCTCGTCTTCCCGCCTTTGTCAAACGGGGCCCACGAATCGATGTAA
- a CDS encoding DUF2062 domain-containing protein, producing the protein MIPAPMHPRRTRIWWENLIRGIRHGYKKILRLKSSPEDIALGMGLGVFIGLLPIIPLQTVVVLALALLLRCSKLTALIGTLITNPLTIPFFYLIMLRIGRFFLPDGRGRLNPDHWTIGELLQAGWHFYGSILLGGFVIAVPSAVLAYFLTLAVTRAHQARRARKMATSPYKRHFLSPSSESSRTPPHQPGSDA; encoded by the coding sequence GTGATCCCCGCTCCCATGCATCCACGACGGACCAGAATTTGGTGGGAGAACCTGATCAGGGGAATCCGCCATGGATATAAGAAAATTCTGCGGCTCAAATCCTCTCCCGAGGACATCGCCCTGGGCATGGGGCTGGGAGTGTTCATCGGCCTGTTGCCGATCATCCCGCTGCAGACCGTGGTGGTCCTGGCCCTGGCCCTGCTTTTGCGATGCAGCAAACTGACCGCCCTGATCGGCACCCTGATCACCAATCCGCTGACCATTCCGTTTTTCTACCTGATCATGCTCCGGATCGGCCGCTTTTTTCTCCCCGACGGACGGGGACGGCTCAACCCGGATCACTGGACCATCGGCGAACTCCTGCAAGCCGGTTGGCATTTCTACGGCAGCATCCTGCTGGGCGGGTTCGTGATCGCCGTGCCCAGCGCCGTGCTGGCCTACTTCCTGACCCTGGCCGTGACCCGGGCCCACCAGGCCCGCCGCGCCAGGAAAATGGCCACGTCGCCGTATAAAAGGCACTTCCTTTCGCCCTCGTCCGAATCTTCCCGCACCCCTCCTCATCAGCCTGGTTCGGACGCATAA
- the fusA gene encoding elongation factor G — protein sequence MSKAKSTPTMSSSGHGPGKRSSLSLVRNIGIIAHIDAGKTTVTERILYFSGAIHRMGEVHEGNATMDYLPEEQERGITITSACTTTQWHEHILNIIDTPGHVDFTIEVERSLRVLDGAVGVFCAVGGVEPQSETVWRQSEKFGVPKLAFINKLDRLGADFAAVLEDMRSKLRTTPLPLQIPDGQGQDFKGVIDLLGMRFLSFVPEDKNANAQWQETELTAEQELAARPWREQLLEKIAEQDDTLLEAYLSGAPMDLDAVQAVIRRSTLEGALVPVLCGSALKNAGIQPLLDAICAYLPSPEDAPAAKGVHPVSHDPISLSADPGGPLAALVFKITIEAGRRLAYARIYSGTLAEGEQIRNVTQGQDERIAHIYRMHADKKQRQDKAGAGLIVALAGCKVTRTGDTLATLNSPVLLEQITAYQPVISLALEPKTQADAKKLSESLQFFLLQDPTLFLSQDEETDQLILSGMGELHLDVVLERMHREYGVSPRTGNPQVLHQETILKPADGQAVFERELAKIPHFGAVRIAVAPRHRDAGNAVRWTMDTQGWPETWVKAVEQGVADGLQSGVAKGYPVQDVLVEIVHLERRDGESSPVGYQMAAAQALKQALNEAAPVLLEPIMNIEMTVPDEFVGEVIGLFNSRGGRVGNMFDRSGAKVVTGMAPMRQLFGFSTALRSASQGRAGFTMRFSRFDVLA from the coding sequence ATGAGCAAAGCCAAATCCACGCCGACGATGTCTTCATCCGGCCACGGACCGGGAAAACGTTCCAGCTTGTCTCTGGTCCGCAACATAGGGATCATCGCCCACATCGACGCCGGCAAAACCACGGTCACCGAGCGCATCCTCTATTTCAGCGGAGCCATTCACCGCATGGGCGAGGTGCACGAAGGCAACGCCACCATGGACTATCTCCCCGAGGAACAGGAACGGGGGATCACCATCACCTCGGCCTGTACCACCACGCAGTGGCATGAACATATTCTGAACATCATCGACACTCCGGGCCATGTGGACTTCACCATTGAGGTGGAGCGCAGCCTGCGGGTCTTGGACGGGGCCGTGGGCGTGTTTTGCGCCGTGGGCGGAGTGGAGCCGCAGTCCGAGACGGTCTGGCGGCAGTCTGAAAAATTCGGCGTGCCCAAACTGGCCTTCATCAACAAACTCGATCGGCTGGGGGCGGACTTCGCCGCCGTGCTGGAGGACATGCGCTCCAAGCTGCGCACCACGCCCTTGCCGTTGCAAATTCCGGACGGACAGGGCCAGGACTTCAAAGGCGTGATCGACCTGCTCGGGATGCGCTTTTTGAGCTTCGTTCCGGAGGACAAAAATGCGAACGCGCAGTGGCAAGAGACGGAGTTGACCGCTGAACAGGAACTGGCCGCCCGGCCCTGGCGGGAGCAGCTCCTGGAAAAGATCGCCGAACAGGACGACACTCTGCTGGAGGCGTATCTTTCCGGCGCGCCCATGGACCTGGACGCCGTTCAGGCCGTGATCCGTCGGTCGACGCTGGAGGGTGCCCTGGTTCCCGTGCTCTGCGGCTCAGCCCTTAAAAACGCCGGGATCCAACCCCTGCTGGACGCGATCTGCGCCTACCTGCCTTCCCCAGAGGATGCCCCAGCCGCCAAAGGCGTCCATCCGGTCAGCCATGACCCCATTTCCCTGTCCGCGGACCCCGGCGGGCCGCTGGCCGCCCTGGTCTTCAAGATCACCATTGAGGCCGGCCGGCGCTTGGCCTATGCCCGGATCTACTCCGGCACCCTGGCCGAAGGCGAGCAGATCCGCAACGTGACCCAGGGCCAGGATGAACGTATTGCCCATATCTACCGGATGCACGCCGACAAAAAGCAACGCCAGGACAAGGCCGGGGCCGGCCTGATCGTGGCTCTGGCCGGCTGCAAGGTCACCCGTACCGGGGATACGCTGGCGACGTTGAACAGCCCGGTGCTTCTGGAGCAAATCACCGCCTACCAGCCGGTGATCTCCCTAGCCCTGGAGCCCAAGACCCAGGCGGACGCCAAGAAACTCTCCGAATCGCTCCAGTTCTTCCTGCTCCAGGACCCGACCCTGTTCCTGAGCCAGGACGAGGAAACCGACCAATTGATCCTCTCCGGAATGGGCGAGCTGCACCTGGACGTCGTCCTGGAGCGGATGCACCGGGAGTACGGAGTTTCCCCACGGACCGGCAACCCACAGGTGCTGCATCAGGAAACCATCCTCAAACCCGCCGATGGCCAGGCCGTGTTCGAACGCGAGCTGGCCAAGATTCCGCATTTCGGCGCGGTCCGAATCGCCGTGGCTCCGCGCCACCGGGACGCGGGTAACGCCGTACGCTGGACCATGGACACCCAAGGCTGGCCGGAAACCTGGGTCAAGGCCGTGGAGCAAGGCGTCGCCGACGGCCTGCAAAGCGGCGTGGCCAAGGGATACCCTGTCCAGGACGTGCTGGTGGAAATCGTCCACCTGGAACGGCGTGACGGCGAATCCTCGCCGGTGGGCTACCAAATGGCCGCGGCCCAGGCCCTGAAACAGGCCTTGAACGAAGCCGCTCCGGTGCTCCTGGAGCCGATCATGAACATCGAAATGACCGTTCCCGACGAATTCGTGGGCGAGGTGATCGGTCTCTTCAACTCCCGAGGCGGTCGGGTGGGCAACATGTTCGACCGTTCCGGAGCCAAGGTGGTCACCGGCATGGCTCCCATGCGGCAACTTTTCGGCTTTTCCACGGCCCTGCGCTCCGCCTCCCAGGGCCGGGCCGGCTTCACCATGCGTTTCTCCCGCTTCGACGTCCTGGCGTGA
- a CDS encoding outer membrane protein assembly factor BamD: MNKTPIFAFLSCLLLTAYLSGCGIIDYYFLTPPEDTAQELAQAGFEAMEEKDYRRAITAFTKLKDRYPFSPFTSAAELALGDAYYLSEQYEAAVQTYLEFESLHPGHEAIPYVLFQVGMANLRQFRSIDRPTDNLHLALQYFQRLQQTFPQSPQARDAEQAIQETRSRIAEHELFVADFYWRRGQYGPAWRRYQAVQQEFGDIPEISEYAQRQSDFAYYRFQKQQSQEDREEREGTWKRLLDWL; this comes from the coding sequence GTGAACAAAACACCCATCTTCGCCTTTTTGTCCTGCTTGTTGCTCACCGCATATCTTTCGGGTTGCGGCATCATCGACTATTATTTTCTGACGCCTCCGGAAGACACGGCCCAGGAACTGGCCCAGGCCGGGTTCGAAGCCATGGAGGAAAAGGACTATCGCCGGGCCATCACCGCCTTTACCAAACTCAAGGACCGGTATCCCTTCAGTCCATTCACCTCCGCGGCGGAGTTGGCCTTGGGCGACGCCTACTATCTCTCGGAGCAATACGAGGCCGCGGTCCAGACCTATCTGGAGTTCGAGTCCCTGCACCCAGGCCACGAGGCCATCCCCTACGTCCTGTTCCAGGTCGGCATGGCCAATCTCCGACAATTTCGCTCCATCGACCGGCCCACCGACAACCTCCACCTGGCTCTGCAATATTTCCAACGCCTTCAACAGACCTTCCCTCAGTCTCCCCAGGCCCGGGACGCCGAACAAGCCATCCAGGAGACCCGGAGCCGCATCGCCGAGCACGAGTTGTTCGTGGCCGACTTCTATTGGCGCAGAGGCCAGTACGGGCCGGCTTGGCGGCGATACCAAGCCGTTCAGCAAGAGTTCGGGGACATTCCGGAAATTTCGGAGTACGCCCAGCGGCAAAGTGATTTCGCCTACTACCGCTTTCAGAAGCAGCAGTCCCAGGAAGACCGGGAAGAGCGGGAAGGTACCTGGAAACGTCTGTTGGACTGGCTCTGA
- a CDS encoding NAD(P)/FAD-dependent oxidoreductase — MKSFDSVIIGGGPAGMTAALYLLRSGASVALVERLAPGGQILTTERIENYPGHPKGVKGYELADLMADHLKDFSYTTLRQEVRSIEHQGPGSNLVHLEEETIQAKVVVICSGVAWKRLGLEREEYFTGRGISYCALCDANFFRGQAVAAVGGGNTALEESIYLSKIVAKVYLIHRRDAFRADKILQERIKRIPNIECVMRSVATELVGDTELKGIRVTHLPDGAQRLLDVSGLFVFVGSTPLTDFVPETLPLSPARFIVTDLEMATNLPGIYAAGDVRDKLCRQVATAVGDGATAAHSASLFLDSL; from the coding sequence ATGAAATCTTTTGATTCGGTCATCATAGGGGGCGGCCCGGCAGGCATGACGGCCGCCCTCTACTTGTTGCGCTCCGGAGCCTCCGTGGCCTTGGTGGAACGCCTCGCTCCCGGCGGCCAGATCCTGACCACGGAGAGGATCGAAAACTATCCCGGCCACCCCAAGGGCGTGAAGGGCTATGAGTTGGCCGACCTGATGGCCGATCACCTCAAAGATTTTTCCTACACGACCCTGCGCCAGGAGGTCCGATCCATCGAACACCAGGGTCCTGGGAGCAACCTCGTGCATCTGGAAGAGGAAACCATTCAGGCCAAGGTCGTGGTGATCTGCTCCGGCGTGGCCTGGAAGCGCTTGGGACTGGAGCGGGAAGAGTACTTCACCGGACGGGGCATCTCGTATTGCGCCCTCTGCGACGCCAATTTCTTCAGGGGCCAGGCCGTGGCCGCGGTGGGCGGCGGCAACACGGCTCTGGAGGAATCCATCTATCTTTCCAAAATCGTCGCCAAGGTCTACCTGATCCACCGTCGCGACGCCTTCCGAGCCGACAAGATCCTCCAGGAACGAATCAAGCGCATTCCGAACATCGAGTGCGTGATGCGGTCCGTGGCCACGGAACTCGTGGGTGACACGGAACTCAAAGGTATCCGGGTGACGCATCTGCCCGACGGCGCACAGCGCCTTCTGGACGTCTCCGGGTTGTTCGTCTTCGTGGGATCCACCCCCTTGACCGACTTCGTTCCCGAAACGCTGCCCCTCTCCCCGGCGCGCTTCATCGTCACCGACCTGGAAATGGCAACCAACCTGCCGGGAATTTACGCCGCCGGGGACGTTCGCGACAAGCTCTGCCGCCAAGTAGCCACGGCCGTGGGAGACGGTGCCACGGCCGCCCATTCCGCATCCCTTTTTCTGGACTCCCTGTGA
- the trxA gene encoding thioredoxin, with the protein MAHELNDTNFDAEVLQCDLPVLVDFWAPWCGPCRAIAPVIEELSQELTGQVKIAKMNVDESSKTPSRFGIRAIPTLILFKNGEVVEQLTGAVSKSSIKEMISKKI; encoded by the coding sequence ATGGCTCATGAACTAAACGATACGAATTTCGACGCTGAAGTCCTGCAGTGCGACCTTCCGGTCCTCGTCGATTTCTGGGCGCCCTGGTGCGGTCCGTGTCGGGCCATCGCCCCGGTCATCGAAGAACTCTCCCAGGAGCTGACCGGACAGGTCAAAATTGCGAAGATGAACGTGGACGAAAGCTCAAAAACTCCTTCTCGCTTCGGCATTCGGGCCATCCCTACGCTGATCCTCTTCAAGAACGGGGAAGTGGTCGAGCAGTTGACCGGCGCCGTCTCCAAGAGCAGCATCAAGGAAATGATCTCCAAGAAAATCTAG
- the tsaD gene encoding tRNA (adenosine(37)-N6)-threonylcarbamoyltransferase complex transferase subunit TsaD → MLCLGIETSCDETALALVHDGRLLGQCLHSQEKLHALFGGVVPELASRGHLTALPVLLERLMERTGLTIRDVQIVAAARGPGLLGSLLVGLGMAKGLALSLGVPLVGVNHLHAHLLAAGLERDIPFPALGLLVSGGHTQLYRITSPFQFDLLGRTLDDAAGEALDKAASMLNLPYPGGRHIDALAAGSEPNRSLFPRPYLDNRNLDFSFSGLKTAFSQHLAQRPDLRLPRLPDDAALTRWAEDHPEVGTVCASLNWSIAETLRTKVERTLTDKTAYRSVIAAGGVAANTMLRSMLAKTAQSHDLELILPSPTLCTDNAAMIAYSGWLLARDGWEHDLTVEALPRGKPIPWDYRPRSFPNPSASP, encoded by the coding sequence ATGCTCTGCCTCGGCATTGAAACCTCCTGCGACGAAACCGCGTTGGCCCTGGTCCACGACGGACGACTGCTGGGGCAGTGTCTGCACAGTCAGGAAAAACTCCACGCCTTATTCGGAGGGGTGGTTCCGGAACTGGCTTCCCGAGGACATCTCACGGCCCTGCCGGTTCTCCTGGAACGGCTCATGGAGCGGACCGGCCTGACCATTCGGGACGTGCAGATCGTGGCCGCCGCAAGAGGGCCCGGACTGCTGGGCAGCCTGCTGGTGGGCCTGGGCATGGCCAAGGGCCTGGCTCTGTCCCTGGGCGTCCCCCTGGTTGGCGTCAACCACCTACACGCCCACCTGCTGGCCGCCGGACTGGAGCGGGATATCCCGTTCCCGGCCCTGGGGCTTTTGGTCTCCGGAGGACACACCCAATTGTACCGGATCACCTCTCCGTTCCAATTCGACCTGCTGGGCCGAACCCTGGACGACGCGGCCGGAGAGGCTCTGGACAAGGCCGCGTCCATGCTCAACCTGCCCTACCCCGGCGGCCGACACATCGACGCCCTGGCCGCGGGATCCGAACCGAACCGATCCTTGTTTCCCCGGCCCTATTTGGACAACCGGAACCTGGATTTCAGCTTCAGCGGTCTGAAGACCGCTTTTTCCCAGCATCTTGCCCAGCGTCCCGATCTGCGCCTGCCGCGCCTCCCGGACGACGCCGCCCTGACCCGATGGGCCGAGGACCATCCGGAAGTGGGCACGGTCTGCGCATCCCTGAACTGGAGCATCGCCGAAACCCTGCGAACCAAGGTCGAACGAACCCTGACGGACAAAACAGCCTACCGCTCCGTGATCGCGGCCGGCGGCGTGGCCGCCAACACCATGCTCCGCTCCATGCTGGCGAAAACCGCGCAGTCCCATGACCTGGAACTGATTCTGCCCAGCCCGACCCTGTGCACGGACAACGCCGCGATGATCGCCTACTCCGGCTGGCTACTGGCTCGGGACGGCTGGGAACACGACCTGACCGTGGAAGCCCTCCCCCGCGGCAAACCCATTCCCTGGGATTACCGCCCTCGATCTTTTCCGAACCCGTCCGCCTCACCTTGA
- the fbp gene encoding class 1 fructose-bisphosphatase, translated as MPQITVIEHLLFHQKESPMATGRFTRLLSEMILSGKIINQEVNKAGLVEILGLTGETNVQGEKVRKLDEFANQVLVHRLQRAGVLCALASEENADLIHIPADCPQGDYILIFDPLDGSSNIDANVSIGTIFSIFRRTSACEEPATMADVLQKGAQQVAAGYIIYGSSTMLVYTTGKGVHGFTLDPSVGEFLLSHPDIQIPERGKIYSANEGYRHYWDQPTRKAIDYFKDPDNDSKRVYRSRYIGSLVADFHRNLLYGGVFLYPADTKDSSHPHGKLRLMCEANPLAMVVEQAGGMATDGINRILDIQPTELHQRVPLVIGSKLDVLKVRELLQAG; from the coding sequence ATGCCCCAGATCACGGTCATCGAACACCTGCTTTTCCACCAGAAGGAATCCCCCATGGCCACGGGACGATTCACCCGCCTTCTTTCGGAAATGATCCTCTCCGGAAAGATTATTAATCAAGAGGTGAACAAGGCCGGGTTGGTGGAAATCCTGGGGCTGACCGGGGAGACCAACGTTCAGGGAGAAAAGGTCCGCAAGCTGGATGAATTCGCCAACCAAGTCCTGGTGCACCGCTTGCAGCGGGCGGGTGTGCTCTGCGCCCTGGCTTCCGAGGAAAACGCCGATTTGATCCATATCCCCGCCGACTGCCCCCAAGGGGACTACATCCTGATTTTCGACCCCCTGGACGGTTCGTCGAACATCGACGCCAACGTCAGCATCGGCACGATCTTCTCCATTTTTCGCCGGACCAGTGCTTGCGAGGAACCCGCCACCATGGCCGACGTGCTCCAAAAGGGCGCCCAACAGGTGGCCGCCGGGTACATCATCTACGGATCGTCCACCATGCTCGTATATACCACGGGCAAAGGGGTTCACGGCTTTACCCTGGACCCCAGCGTCGGGGAATTCCTGCTCTCCCATCCGGACATCCAGATTCCGGAACGGGGCAAGATTTACTCCGCCAACGAAGGCTATCGGCACTATTGGGACCAGCCCACCCGCAAGGCCATCGACTATTTCAAGGATCCGGACAACGACTCCAAGCGGGTCTATCGCTCCCGGTACATCGGCTCCCTGGTGGCGGACTTCCATCGCAACCTGCTCTACGGCGGCGTCTTTCTCTACCCGGCGGACACCAAAGACTCCAGTCATCCCCATGGAAAACTGCGCCTGATGTGCGAGGCCAACCCCCTGGCCATGGTCGTGGAGCAGGCCGGCGGCATGGCCACCGACGGAATCAACCGCATCCTGGACATCCAACCCACGGAACTGCATCAGCGCGTTCCTTTGGTCATCGGTTCCAAGCTGGACGTGCTCAAGGTCCGGGAACTGCTCCAGGCCGGTTGA
- a CDS encoding FtsB family cell division protein, protein MKWTRLLFSFLLLLSGFLAWTLLIHDQGWKSYLELRDRRDTLVEQIAAVDEVNLDLSREIRRLTTDHDYVASVIRVEMHYLRPDEILYIPQNDTFRRLP, encoded by the coding sequence ATGAAATGGACCCGCCTGCTCTTTTCTTTCCTCCTGCTGTTGAGCGGCTTTTTGGCCTGGACGCTTCTGATCCATGATCAGGGCTGGAAATCCTACCTGGAACTGCGGGACCGCCGGGATACGCTTGTCGAGCAGATTGCCGCCGTGGACGAGGTCAATCTGGATCTGAGCCGGGAAATCCGTCGTCTGACCACGGACCACGACTACGTGGCCAGCGTGATCCGGGTGGAGATGCACTACCTTCGGCCCGATGAAATCCTCTATATTCCACAAAACGATACGTTCCGGAGGCTGCCATGA